In one Thioclava sp. ES.031 genomic region, the following are encoded:
- a CDS encoding GGDEF domain-containing protein — protein sequence MSMPGENTVTRLAAQPPPDRGAQAYWLTLLTGLLPMFLWLDERACILGVGRTLRKVLGVPEAQIVGAPFSRFFSVARRGGAVRMCPKELRSSCGAVDCDSQIGRCGRSLGAMTAEEMLHVTLRMRPQVSLRGALVSLRGALVSHAGPPLQGGTPTLAGGDMLLNFSFGIHLRELVAEFDLTEHDFSAADLAMEMLYLQEAKSLVLEELRALTGRLDQARKAAEDQALSDPLTKLANRRAMAQALARAVDHATNGLANFALLQIDLDHFKTINDTQGHAAGDYVLQLVARNLCESVRGGDLVARIGGDEFLVLLRGDPSRAEIGALAARIIEQLEAPKWYRGQECLVSGSLGAVSSRDYENLEIEALQNDVDRATYAAKTAGRGCLRFGSGPVENVEDGPGASPGSAP from the coding sequence ATGAGCATGCCGGGCGAGAACACTGTCACGAGACTGGCCGCACAGCCTCCCCCTGATCGGGGCGCGCAAGCCTATTGGCTGACGCTGTTGACCGGGCTCTTGCCGATGTTTCTCTGGCTCGACGAGCGGGCCTGCATCCTTGGGGTCGGGCGCACGTTGCGCAAGGTTCTGGGGGTGCCGGAAGCCCAGATCGTCGGCGCGCCGTTCTCGCGGTTTTTCTCGGTCGCGCGGCGCGGCGGGGCGGTGCGGATGTGCCCGAAAGAGCTGCGCTCAAGTTGCGGGGCTGTTGATTGCGATAGCCAGATCGGGCGCTGCGGGCGCTCCCTCGGGGCTATGACGGCGGAGGAGATGCTGCATGTCACCCTTCGCATGCGCCCACAGGTAAGCCTGCGCGGCGCGCTGGTGAGCCTGCGCGGCGCGCTGGTGAGCCACGCCGGTCCGCCACTTCAGGGAGGGACGCCGACGCTGGCGGGGGGCGATATGCTCCTCAATTTCAGCTTCGGTATTCACCTGCGCGAACTCGTGGCGGAATTCGACCTGACCGAACATGATTTTTCCGCCGCCGATCTCGCGATGGAAATGCTCTATCTGCAGGAAGCGAAATCGCTCGTGCTGGAGGAGTTGCGGGCTCTGACCGGGCGCCTTGATCAGGCGCGCAAAGCGGCGGAAGATCAGGCGTTGAGCGATCCGCTGACGAAACTCGCCAACCGCCGGGCAATGGCGCAGGCGCTTGCGCGGGCCGTCGACCACGCGACAAACGGGCTGGCGAATTTCGCTTTGCTGCAGATCGACCTCGATCACTTCAAGACGATCAATGATACGCAAGGCCATGCGGCGGGCGATTACGTGTTGCAACTGGTGGCCCGCAATCTGTGCGAGAGCGTGCGCGGCGGTGATCTGGTTGCGCGCATAGGTGGCGACGAGTTCCTCGTTCTCTTGCGTGGCGACCCGAGCCGCGCGGAGATCGGTGCGCTCGCCGCACGCATCATCGAACAGCTCGAAGCGCCGAAATGGTATCGGGGGCAGGAATGTCTGGTGTCCGGATCGCTCGGCGCCGTGTCGTCGCGCGACTACGAGAACCTCGAGATCGAGGCGCTGCAGAATGATGTCGACCGGGCGACCTATGCCGCGAAGACCGCAGGGCGCGGATGCCTTCGTTTCGGCTCCGGGCCTGTCGAAAACGTCGAGGATGGGCCGGGGGCCTCACCCGGCTCCGCGCCTTAG
- a CDS encoding heme NO-binding domain-containing protein, whose amino-acid sequence MLGLINRSIETFLTDTHGAALCARVRRRADLPGESYEPLLQYDDAQTLRLIDAACDELGRARSEFLEDLGAHLCSREAVRRLLRYGGCDYRGFLNSLNELNDRARMAVPDLKLPDLHLVATQPGQFRLRVAADLPGWGAVLAGILRAMADDYGSLALIDVPPRVAECDLRDPDPMAETVTIQLLDATHAEARQFALARMIGEV is encoded by the coding sequence ATGCTCGGCTTGATCAACCGCTCTATCGAGACGTTTTTGACCGACACCCACGGGGCGGCGCTCTGTGCGCGTGTGCGGCGGCGCGCGGATTTGCCGGGCGAGAGCTATGAGCCCCTGCTGCAATATGACGATGCGCAGACCTTGCGGCTGATCGATGCCGCCTGCGACGAGTTGGGGCGGGCACGATCCGAGTTTCTGGAAGACCTTGGGGCGCATCTGTGCAGCCGCGAAGCGGTGCGCCGCCTGTTGCGTTACGGCGGCTGCGATTATCGCGGTTTTCTGAACTCGCTCAACGAGTTGAATGACCGCGCGCGCATGGCGGTTCCCGATCTCAAGCTGCCAGACCTGCATCTGGTCGCAACCCAGCCGGGGCAGTTCCGTCTGCGTGTCGCTGCGGATCTGCCGGGCTGGGGGGCGGTGCTGGCGGGGATCCTGCGTGCGATGGCGGATGACTATGGCAGCCTCGCGCTGATCGACGTGCCGCCGCGTGTCGCCGAGTGCGATCTGCGCGACCCCGACCCGATGGCGGAGACCGTGACGATCCAGCTGCTCGACGCCACCCACGCCGAGGCGCGCCAGTTCGCCCTCGCGCGCATGATTGGTGAGGTGTGA
- a CDS encoding DUF4153 domain-containing protein: protein MQLRLQHILLGLLAGMFFWALDNQLQQRLPIDAHGQFGVSVLGTVFFATALAMLGEIGWRRAFGAAALIAVPVALLGWWASLGYAASETLAGYMPYELLALSVLALLPMPFAMAVAQGGTRAWNDYPALFLHAWNIVVRYAAAFIFLGMVWLVLYLSARLLESVDLDFLRQLLREKLFAFALSGGILGLGLAVVTELEEMISPTLILRLLRLLLPPVLLVAVIFVAGFIARRGEVSLIGFSQIETLLAMAAAAVTLISIGIERDDESAVRARVLRVSAQGLALVLPVLVGAAAWTGWQSVTAQGWTPGRVAQAVLIVLLAGYALGYAGSVLLGRGWMARLRRINIAMAGVVLLAALAWLTPVLDANGVAARSQLALYREGRITAGALPLYALKNHWGLAGQAAFAELETQAGDDRALATALARLSPSADGAEGASAARAQLRRDLVLPPGAKVPEDALLDAIRARAPEVAAGLCASAEGAAANCALIEADFLSDVPGDEAMVLLHLPDRDAIYVLRQSNGAWDSIGWGSVVDAQGEPRFRVDLAPVITAIKRGEMQLAPSGIMALEAGGLRLLPLSR from the coding sequence ATGCAACTACGTTTGCAACATATTCTGCTTGGGCTGCTGGCGGGCATGTTCTTCTGGGCGCTCGATAACCAGTTGCAGCAACGGCTTCCGATTGACGCGCATGGGCAATTCGGCGTGTCGGTTCTGGGCACGGTGTTCTTCGCGACCGCGCTTGCGATGCTGGGCGAGATCGGCTGGCGCAGGGCCTTCGGGGCGGCGGCGCTGATTGCGGTTCCGGTCGCGCTGCTCGGATGGTGGGCGTCGCTTGGCTATGCTGCGAGCGAGACGCTGGCGGGATACATGCCTTACGAGCTGCTCGCGCTCTCCGTTCTGGCGTTGTTGCCGATGCCCTTCGCGATGGCCGTGGCGCAGGGCGGGACGCGCGCCTGGAACGACTATCCGGCGCTGTTCCTGCATGCGTGGAATATCGTGGTGCGCTATGCGGCTGCGTTTATTTTCCTCGGGATGGTCTGGCTCGTGCTGTACCTCTCGGCGCGCCTGCTCGAGAGCGTGGACCTCGATTTCCTGCGCCAGCTTCTGCGGGAGAAGCTGTTCGCCTTTGCCTTGTCGGGCGGCATTCTCGGGCTTGGGCTCGCCGTGGTGACCGAGCTGGAGGAGATGATCTCTCCGACCCTGATCCTGCGGCTTCTGAGGCTGTTGCTGCCCCCCGTTCTGCTGGTCGCGGTGATCTTCGTGGCCGGGTTCATTGCGCGCCGAGGGGAGGTCTCGCTGATCGGGTTCTCGCAGATCGAGACGCTGCTGGCGATGGCCGCGGCGGCGGTGACGCTGATCTCGATCGGCATTGAGCGCGACGATGAAAGTGCCGTCCGGGCGCGGGTCTTGCGCGTGTCGGCTCAAGGCTTGGCGCTGGTGCTGCCCGTGCTGGTCGGGGCGGCGGCCTGGACCGGATGGCAAAGCGTCACCGCGCAAGGCTGGACCCCGGGACGCGTGGCGCAGGCGGTGCTGATCGTGCTTCTGGCGGGCTATGCGCTGGGATATGCCGGGTCGGTGCTGCTGGGGCGCGGATGGATGGCGCGTCTGCGGCGGATCAATATCGCCATGGCGGGTGTCGTCCTGCTTGCCGCTTTGGCATGGCTGACGCCGGTGCTGGATGCGAACGGGGTGGCTGCGCGCTCGCAACTGGCGCTGTATCGCGAGGGGCGCATTACGGCGGGCGCCTTGCCGCTTTACGCTTTGAAGAACCACTGGGGGCTTGCCGGGCAGGCCGCCTTCGCGGAGTTGGAGACGCAAGCCGGTGATGACCGCGCGCTCGCAACGGCCTTGGCGCGTCTGAGCCCGTCTGCGGATGGGGCAGAGGGTGCCAGTGCCGCGCGCGCCCAGCTGCGCCGGGATCTCGTGCTGCCGCCCGGTGCGAAAGTGCCCGAGGATGCGTTGCTCGATGCGATCCGCGCGCGCGCGCCCGAGGTTGCGGCGGGGCTTTGCGCCTCGGCCGAGGGGGCGGCGGCGAATTGCGCCTTGATCGAGGCCGACTTCCTGTCGGATGTGCCCGGTGACGAGGCGATGGTGCTGCTGCATCTGCCTGACCGCGATGCGATCTATGTGCTGCGGCAGTCGAACGGCGCGTGGGATTCGATCGGTTGGGGCAGCGTCGTCGATGCGCAGGGCGAGCCGCGCTTCCGCGTCGATCTGGCCCCTGTCATCACCGCGATCAAGCGCGGTGAGATGCAGCTGGCCCCAAGCGGGATCATGGCGCTTGAGGCCGGTGGGCTGCGTCTTTTGCCGCTGTCGCGCTGA
- a CDS encoding HAD family hydrolase, translating to MAGGKIRAVLFDKDGTLFDFDATWGAWAKLQIEALAKDAEQASRLAAAIGFDLDRIEFEPHSPVIAGTVREAAELLLPHLPGRSLDDLVLELEQAAHDVPLVEPVPLAALLSDLRGRGLQLGICTNDAESSARAHAAQAGITDLFDRIIGYDSGHGAKPTARPLLAFADSLGLDPAEVVMVGDSQHDLHAARAAGMIAIGVLSGPAERADLAPLADAVLDHIGGLPDWLAQRAG from the coding sequence ATGGCAGGCGGCAAGATACGGGCAGTGCTGTTCGACAAGGACGGTACGCTTTTCGACTTCGACGCGACATGGGGCGCGTGGGCGAAGCTGCAGATCGAGGCGTTGGCGAAGGATGCCGAGCAGGCCAGCAGGCTTGCCGCGGCGATCGGGTTCGACCTCGATCGGATAGAATTCGAGCCGCATTCGCCGGTGATCGCGGGCACGGTTCGGGAGGCGGCGGAACTGCTGTTGCCGCATCTTCCGGGACGGTCGCTCGACGATCTGGTGCTCGAACTGGAGCAGGCGGCGCATGACGTGCCACTGGTAGAGCCGGTGCCGCTTGCAGCGCTTCTGTCCGATCTGCGCGGCCGCGGATTGCAGCTGGGCATTTGCACGAACGATGCCGAGTCTTCGGCGCGGGCGCATGCCGCGCAGGCGGGCATCACCGATCTTTTCGACCGGATTATCGGCTATGACAGCGGGCATGGGGCGAAACCCACGGCGCGGCCGCTTCTGGCCTTCGCGGATTCGCTGGGGCTGGACCCGGCCGAGGTCGTGATGGTCGGCGACAGCCAGCATGACCTGCACGCGGCGCGCGCAGCGGGGATGATTGCGATCGGCGTGCTGAGCGGACCGGCGGAGCGGGCCGATCTGGCCCCGCTCGCCGATGCGGTGCTCGATCATATCGGGGGGCTTCCCGACTGGCTCGCACAGCGCGCGGGCTAG
- a CDS encoding DUF3572 domain-containing protein — protein MRQENAHTLALQTLGWLAGREDLIGAFLANSGASVDDLRAQASDPDFLAGVLDHVLQDDQVVLDCAQDLGVQPEALMQARAVLGRGDLRHWT, from the coding sequence ATGCGGCAAGAAAACGCTCATACGCTCGCGTTGCAGACCCTTGGCTGGCTTGCCGGTCGCGAAGATCTGATCGGCGCGTTCCTCGCCAATTCCGGGGCGAGCGTGGACGATTTGCGGGCGCAGGCGAGCGATCCGGACTTCCTCGCAGGGGTTCTCGACCATGTACTGCAGGACGATCAGGTGGTGCTGGATTGCGCGCAGGACCTTGGTGTGCAGCCCGAGGCGCTGATGCAGGCGCGCGCGGTTCTCGGGCGCGGCGATCTGCGCCACTGGACCTGA
- a CDS encoding diguanylate cyclase, which yields MPGSILIVDDVATNRIVLKAKLTGARYNTLQAASAAEALALAAAQRPGLILLDVTLPDMTGEGLIARLRADPRTRRIPIIAMTGRDTPELRVTLLQAGANEVLAKPFDELVLLARLRSLIRAHVGDEDSALREQTCRELGFAEAASDFVPLARIALIAPNPSEGLRWKSALAPLLTTNRILLTSYDQPCGDDPTRRAPDLFVIGADLAHRGDGLRLMSELRSHPETRHAAILIASQPDARETQASALDLGADDLLPAEMSTPLAAKEAALRIGAQLRRKRLSDQLRLSVDEGLRLALVDPLTGLHNRRYVNAHLSRMSDRARRTGHGYAVMLLDLDRFKSVNDTYGHGAGDEVLASIARHLRQSLRDVDLIGRIGGEEFLVALPDSSLVESCRISERLRHEIAQSKITLPDGQMTQVTISIGLAFGGTRHDDPQHLIDEADAALLCAKGSGRNQVSLAQHTNAA from the coding sequence ATGCCGGGATCGATCCTCATCGTGGATGATGTGGCGACCAATCGCATTGTGCTTAAGGCGAAGCTGACCGGCGCGCGCTACAACACTCTGCAAGCCGCAAGCGCGGCGGAGGCGCTCGCCCTCGCGGCCGCGCAACGGCCCGGGCTGATCCTGCTCGACGTCACCTTGCCCGACATGACCGGAGAGGGCCTTATCGCCCGGCTGCGGGCGGACCCGCGGACCCGGCGCATCCCGATCATCGCGATGACGGGGCGCGACACGCCGGAGCTGCGCGTGACGCTGCTGCAGGCCGGGGCGAATGAGGTGCTGGCCAAACCCTTCGACGAACTTGTGCTCCTCGCCCGTTTGCGCAGCCTGATACGCGCCCATGTCGGCGACGAGGATTCGGCGCTGCGCGAGCAGACCTGCCGGGAACTCGGCTTCGCAGAAGCCGCGAGCGACTTCGTCCCTCTCGCACGGATCGCTCTGATCGCGCCCAACCCGTCCGAGGGACTGCGCTGGAAATCCGCGCTTGCGCCCCTGCTGACGACAAATCGGATCCTGCTGACCAGTTACGATCAGCCCTGCGGCGACGATCCCACGCGTCGCGCCCCCGATCTATTCGTGATCGGCGCGGACCTCGCGCATCGCGGCGATGGGCTAAGGCTGATGTCGGAATTGCGCTCGCATCCGGAAACACGCCATGCGGCAATCCTGATCGCCAGCCAACCCGACGCGCGCGAGACGCAAGCCAGCGCGCTCGATCTGGGCGCGGATGACCTGCTGCCCGCCGAGATGTCCACACCGCTCGCAGCAAAGGAAGCCGCACTTCGGATCGGCGCGCAGCTGCGCCGCAAGCGCCTCTCGGATCAGTTGCGTCTCTCGGTCGATGAAGGTCTGCGTCTTGCGCTGGTCGATCCGCTGACCGGGCTGCATAATCGTCGCTACGTGAATGCGCATCTGTCGCGCATGTCCGACCGCGCGCGCCGCACCGGCCACGGCTATGCGGTGATGCTGCTCGACCTCGACCGTTTCAAATCAGTGAACGACACCTATGGCCACGGCGCGGGCGACGAAGTGCTGGCGAGTATCGCCCGCCATCTGCGCCAAAGCCTGCGCGACGTCGATCTCATCGGCCGCATCGGCGGCGAGGAGTTTCTCGTGGCGCTGCCCGACAGCTCTCTGGTCGAGAGCTGCCGAATCTCGGAACGGCTCCGGCACGAAATCGCACAGAGCAAGATCACGCTGCCCGACGGACAAATGACGCAGGTCACCATTTCGATCGGCCTCGCCTTCGGCGGCACACGCCATGACGACCCTCAGCATCTTATCGACGAAGCCGATGCAGCGCTTCTCTGCGCCAAGGGAAGCGGTCGAAACCAAGTCTCCCTCGCCCAGCACACAAACGCGGCCTGA
- a CDS encoding periplasmic heavy metal sensor translates to MSAAETRNGRGLRWALIGSAVLNLLLLGFFIGGWIAHERHPPRPVVGDVSLGAFTGALSPEDRDALRKAAQARGSEFRDMRRQARSDMTALIAAIDAEPWDRAQVAELLERHKARTVQRVDIGEQLILDRLDAMSAESRHSFAERLREGAARFDKRKKDREDAPKPKP, encoded by the coding sequence ATGTCGGCTGCCGAGACGCGAAATGGCCGGGGATTGCGCTGGGCGCTGATAGGGTCGGCGGTGCTGAACCTGCTTTTGCTGGGGTTCTTCATCGGCGGCTGGATTGCGCATGAGCGGCATCCGCCGCGCCCGGTCGTGGGCGATGTCAGCCTCGGCGCGTTCACCGGGGCGCTGAGTCCGGAAGATCGCGATGCGCTGCGCAAGGCGGCGCAGGCGCGCGGCTCGGAGTTCCGCGATATGCGGCGGCAGGCGCGCAGCGATATGACGGCGCTGATCGCTGCGATCGATGCGGAGCCATGGGACCGCGCGCAGGTGGCCGAGCTGCTCGAGCGGCACAAGGCGCGGACGGTGCAGCGGGTCGATATCGGCGAGCAGCTGATCCTCGACCGGCTCGACGCGATGAGCGCCGAGTCGCGGCACAGCTTTGCCGAGCGTCTTCGCGAGGGGGCTGCGCGGTTCGACAAGCGCAAGAAGGACCGCGAGGACGCCCCAAAGCCCAAGCCGTGA
- a CDS encoding dihydroorotate dehydrogenase, with the protein MTDKRMDRETDALDDAALETLFGEARAAGGPEPEAGFLARVLADAEAEQAEFARSAPAAAPDRPDVLAGIWDALRGAFGGWAPMGGLVTAALAGVWIGFVGADEIGALSPFYASSTTESLGTVNLLPEGETFAFADEGGF; encoded by the coding sequence ATGACTGACAAACGCATGGATCGCGAGACGGACGCGTTGGACGACGCGGCGCTGGAGACGCTTTTCGGCGAGGCGCGCGCGGCGGGCGGGCCCGAGCCCGAGGCGGGGTTCCTCGCCCGGGTTCTGGCCGATGCGGAGGCGGAGCAAGCGGAATTTGCACGTTCCGCCCCGGCTGCAGCGCCCGACAGGCCTGACGTCTTGGCCGGTATCTGGGACGCGCTTCGCGGCGCGTTCGGCGGCTGGGCTCCGATGGGCGGTCTGGTCACGGCCGCTCTGGCCGGTGTCTGGATCGGCTTCGTGGGGGCCGACGAGATCGGCGCGCTCAGCCCGTTTTACGCCAGCAGCACGACCGAGAGCCTCGGCACGGTCAACCTGCTGCCCGAGGGCGAAACCTTCGCCTTCGCCGATGAAGGAGGGTTCTGA
- a CDS encoding RNA polymerase sigma factor — MTMALDAMNEASDEALLELYAQGDPAAARALTLRFGPLAYRLAYRYLRDAAEAEDVAQEGLLRLWKIAPEWRAGEAKVSTWLYRVVANLATDRLRKRRGVGLDEAPEVADDRASALDELIARDRVAALEAALEQLPERQRIAVTLRHIDGLSNPEIAAAMETGVEAVESLTARGKRALSKLLRGQREKLGFGDD; from the coding sequence ATGACGATGGCACTGGATGCGATGAACGAGGCTTCGGACGAGGCTCTGTTGGAGCTTTACGCGCAGGGCGACCCGGCGGCGGCGCGGGCATTGACGCTGCGCTTCGGGCCCTTGGCCTACCGGCTCGCCTATCGCTATCTGCGCGATGCGGCCGAGGCCGAGGATGTCGCGCAGGAAGGGCTTTTGCGGCTCTGGAAGATCGCGCCGGAGTGGCGCGCCGGCGAGGCGAAGGTCTCGACATGGCTTTACCGGGTGGTGGCCAACCTCGCGACGGACCGGCTGCGCAAGCGCCGCGGCGTGGGGCTGGATGAAGCGCCCGAGGTGGCCGATGACCGCGCGAGCGCGCTGGACGAGTTGATCGCGCGCGACCGTGTGGCCGCGCTGGAAGCGGCGCTGGAGCAATTGCCGGAACGGCAGCGGATCGCGGTGACACTGCGACATATCGACGGTTTGTCCAATCCCGAGATCGCTGCCGCGATGGAAACTGGCGTCGAGGCCGTAGAAAGTCTGACAGCGCGTGGAAAACGCGCTTTGAGCAAGCTGCTTCGGGGGCAGCGAGAGAAATTGGGGTTTGGCGATGACTGA
- a CDS encoding EF-hand domain-containing protein: protein MKVMNRQTLVAAILAGSAITLAMPVVAQNQNGSQMQGQQVMPGNGPGNGPGNGAGNGPANGMGQNMQPGAMRDQDGRGFGFDISRFDTNGDGQVTMDEIQAKRAADAEALDANGDGMISQEELVNSEMAKVKARIEARVKARFAAQDSNGDGELSAAELMAHPMPTRMFDRMDRNNDGAISADEMQMAKRFMQRMSDRRDHGRMGKGDYHGHDRMGKGDRHGHDRMGWNGDRDGYGRMMQGDGPMGQGPMGTPPMQPGTGAGQGQGPGNGPADGSGRSTN from the coding sequence ATGAAAGTCATGAACAGGCAGACCCTCGTCGCGGCAATCCTCGCAGGCAGCGCGATCACCCTCGCGATGCCGGTGGTGGCGCAAAACCAGAACGGCAGCCAGATGCAGGGACAGCAGGTCATGCCCGGGAATGGGCCGGGCAACGGACCGGGCAACGGTGCTGGCAATGGCCCCGCCAATGGTATGGGGCAGAACATGCAGCCCGGCGCGATGCGCGATCAAGACGGGCGCGGCTTCGGCTTCGACATCAGCCGCTTCGACACCAATGGCGACGGTCAGGTGACGATGGACGAAATCCAGGCCAAGCGGGCCGCCGACGCTGAGGCGCTCGACGCCAATGGCGACGGGATGATCTCGCAGGAAGAGCTCGTCAATTCCGAGATGGCCAAGGTGAAAGCCCGCATCGAGGCCCGCGTGAAAGCGCGCTTCGCCGCGCAGGACAGCAATGGCGATGGCGAGCTGTCGGCCGCCGAACTGATGGCGCATCCGATGCCGACGCGCATGTTCGACCGGATGGATCGCAACAATGACGGGGCGATCAGTGCCGACGAGATGCAGATGGCCAAACGTTTCATGCAGCGGATGAGCGACCGCCGCGACCATGGCCGGATGGGCAAGGGCGATTACCACGGCCATGACCGCATGGGCAAAGGGGATCGCCATGGCCATGACCGTATGGGGTGGAACGGCGACCGCGACGGCTACGGGCGGATGATGCAAGGTGACGGCCCGATGGGTCAGGGTCCGATGGGCACGCCGCCGATGCAGCCGGGCACCGGGGCTGGCCAAGGTCAAGGTCCGGGCAACGGTCCGGCGGATGGCTCGGGCCGATCCACGAACTGA
- a CDS encoding DUF983 domain-containing protein has protein sequence MQSHDEYHDDRPLGRSIGRGLRCRCPACGKGRILHSYLKVRDTCPSCGEDLSHQRADDGPAYLTILIVGHLAIPMMAAYFIAFRPGPWEMIWIFGIGSMVLSAVLLPLMKGMLVGIQWSRRMHGFGEGEIVHE, from the coding sequence ATGCAGTCGCATGACGAGTATCACGATGACCGCCCGCTGGGCCGCTCGATCGGGCGGGGCCTGCGCTGCCGCTGCCCGGCTTGCGGCAAGGGGCGGATTTTGCACAGTTATCTCAAAGTGCGCGATACCTGCCCGTCCTGCGGCGAGGACCTCTCGCATCAGCGCGCCGATGACGGCCCGGCCTATCTGACGATCCTGATCGTCGGCCATCTCGCGATTCCGATGATGGCGGCCTATTTCATCGCCTTCCGCCCCGGCCCGTGGGAGATGATCTGGATTTTCGGCATCGGCTCGATGGTGCTCTCGGCGGTGCTTTTGCCGCTGATGAAGGGGATGCTGGTGGGCATCCAATGGTCGCGCCGGATGCATGGTTTTGGCGAAGGCGAAATCGTCCATGAATGA
- a CDS encoding NUDIX hydrolase: MNDTSPPADKTALRDAASVIVLRRDANTTPSVLMGQRGAGAAFMPSKYVFPGGALDATDWEVPFASPLPAPDHARLEADAPEGIGAALAAAALRELWEETGLVLGEKSVWPGAVPTDWQGFADLGFLPSAANLHFVFRAITPPGRPRRFDARFFLIDAGAIQGDLDDFSRACDELSHLHWVPLPEARALNLPFITEVVLAEIAALITTKHALGTPHSVPFFDNRGPRSEFRRIGL; this comes from the coding sequence ATGAATGACACGAGCCCCCCGGCCGACAAAACCGCGCTACGTGACGCGGCCAGCGTGATCGTCCTGCGCCGTGACGCGAATACGACCCCGAGCGTGCTGATGGGCCAGCGCGGTGCGGGGGCGGCCTTCATGCCGTCGAAATACGTCTTTCCGGGCGGCGCGCTCGACGCCACGGATTGGGAGGTGCCCTTCGCCTCTCCCCTGCCCGCGCCCGATCACGCGCGGCTCGAGGCCGATGCGCCCGAGGGGATCGGCGCGGCTCTGGCCGCCGCCGCTCTTCGCGAGCTGTGGGAAGAGACCGGACTGGTGCTGGGCGAGAAATCCGTCTGGCCCGGCGCGGTGCCGACCGATTGGCAGGGCTTTGCCGATCTGGGCTTTCTGCCCTCGGCGGCCAATCTGCATTTCGTGTTCCGCGCGATCACGCCGCCGGGCCGCCCGCGCCGCTTCGATGCGCGGTTCTTCCTGATCGATGCGGGTGCGATCCAGGGCGATCTCGACGATTTCTCGCGCGCCTGCGACGAGCTTTCGCATCTGCATTGGGTGCCCCTGCCCGAGGCGCGAGCGCTGAACCTGCCCTTCATCACCGAAGTGGTTCTGGCCGAAATCGCCGCCCTCATCACCACCAAACACGCGCTTGGCACGCCGCATTCGGTGCCGTTCTTCGACAATCGTGGGCCGCGATCGGAGTTCCGGCGGATCGGGCTTTAA
- a CDS encoding DMT family transporter codes for MSDAPVHLWVWVTLFAAAVQTIRFMLQKLLAGAQLSVGGATFSRFLFGFPLAAVTALGFLAATGTPWPHLSGPFWGFVIAGGAAQVAATFLTVALFGLRNFAVGVAFTKTETVQVALFSAIILGEFVGPIGWIGIAIGLAGVLFLTKPPEGGFNPRAALYGVGAGALFGLSSIFYRGATLELEPLDFFARAIVALACATFAQSLGMGLYLRLREPGELTRVFGAWRRTVLVGITGVLGSAGWFTAFSLQNAAFVRALGQVEIVFTLLASALVFHERLHKREGVGIALVVVSLIVIVLAGR; via the coding sequence GTGAGCGACGCGCCGGTGCATCTCTGGGTCTGGGTGACGCTGTTCGCGGCGGCCGTTCAGACCATCCGCTTCATGCTGCAAAAGCTGCTGGCGGGGGCGCAGCTCTCGGTGGGCGGCGCGACGTTTTCACGCTTTCTGTTTGGCTTCCCGCTCGCAGCGGTGACGGCGCTGGGCTTTCTGGCTGCGACCGGCACGCCATGGCCGCATCTGAGCGGCCCCTTCTGGGGCTTCGTTATCGCGGGCGGGGCGGCGCAGGTGGCGGCGACCTTCCTGACGGTGGCGCTGTTCGGCTTGCGCAATTTCGCGGTGGGCGTGGCCTTCACCAAGACCGAGACGGTGCAGGTCGCGCTGTTCTCCGCGATCATCCTTGGCGAATTCGTGGGCCCCATCGGCTGGATCGGGATCGCGATCGGACTGGCGGGGGTGCTGTTCCTGACCAAGCCGCCCGAAGGCGGCTTCAACCCGCGTGCGGCGCTCTACGGCGTCGGGGCGGGGGCGCTGTTCGGCCTGTCGTCGATCTTCTATCGCGGCGCGACGCTGGAGTTGGAACCGCTCGACTTCTTCGCCCGCGCCATCGTCGCGCTGGCTTGCGCGACATTCGCGCAATCGCTCGGCATGGGGCTTTACCTGCGACTGCGCGAGCCGGGCGAATTGACCCGCGTGTTCGGCGCGTGGCGGCGCACGGTGCTGGTGGGGATCACCGGCGTTCTGGGCTCGGCGGGCTGGTTCACCGCGTTTTCGCTGCAAAACGCGGCCTTCGTGCGCGCGCTGGGCCAGGTGGAGATCGTCTTCACGCTGCTCGCCTCGGCGCTGGTCTTCCACGAGCGGCTGCACAAGCGCGAAGGGGTGGGCATCGCGCTCGTCGTGGTGTCGCTGATCGTGATCGTGCTGGCCGGACGTTAA